Part of the Serinus canaria isolate serCan28SL12 chromosome 1, serCan2020, whole genome shotgun sequence genome is shown below.
ggtgtccctgcccacggcagggggaTGGATTTTCGATCTTCAGGGCGCCTTCCAGCCGCTCTGTGACCCCTCCCCACCGCCCATGCCGGCCCGAGGCCTGCCTCCGCCGGGACCATCCTTATTAGGCGCTGCGGGAAGCGGCGGCGCTgggcccgccccgccggcaGCGCCGCCTCCTCCGGCCGCACCGCACCGCGCACGCCGGGaccggccctgcccggccttGCCCAGCGCCGCtgcccgggcccggcccggccccgccgccaccATGCAGGTGAGCAGCCACGGTGCCCCCGTGTCCCCGCACTGGGCCAGTCCGGccgggccagggctggggccgCGCCCCGGGCTGGGCTCCGCCGACAGCCACGGGCCGCCCTCCCCGGCCGAGGGCCCGGGGCAGTGGGGTGCGGGCGGCCCGGGTTCGTGCCGCTCTCTCGGCACAGAGGTGGCTGTTACGGGGCGGTGTTGTTCGGCAGCTCCGTGGCTGGGTTTTTGGCgatttgttgcttttatttgcaGCTACGGTACTTATTTCACTACTGTAGTGAGCGGGTCGGCGTTTTGGGCACTGCATCAGTGCGATAGTAAATGATAGTAAATGCGGGGTCGAGGGAAAGGCGACCGCAGTCAGAgacgggggaaaaaaaagtctggtgTTATGTTTGCTAAGCTACATTGTTCTTTTTCtatatttccttctgtttcttctgcCCTTCTGCCCCCTACCCCTCCCTTCCTATCCCCGATAGTCCATAAGTACTGGGGCTTAGTCGGGGAGGCGAGGTGGTTGTATGGCTGTGAACAGACCTGGTGTAAGGTGTGCTGATACAAGCTGTAGCAAAGCAGTGGGTGTGTTTAGCTTCTAAACTGGACCTAGGCCAAGACAGCAAGGAAGCACAAACAACCTATGGGTGCTTATCACTGAGATTTCTTCTATTTTAGAAAGTAAAATTGCCTGCTAAGTAGGAAAATCTCATACTCAGCTACTCAGCTTTTCAACAATGTGCAGAGGTGTACTGGCCTTGTTTTGCAGTATTATTGCAACTATTTTGCAGTAAAATCTCAGGAATAGCTGTAGATTTAGATCTGAATCCTTAGCAATGGATGACAGAGATGGCTTGCTTTTCTCTAAGCCCTTACATAGTCACTCTGACTTGAATCTAACAAGGAGACTTCCCATGTACTGAGCGCTAGGTCTCTAAGGTTTGTGCCTGTGTGTATCTTGTCAGTAGTGCTTCCTGATGCAGTGACCGTTGATTTGgtgtcctgtcctgctgagggtTTATAAGGAAGCCATCAGGTTAGCACGCTTATCTGTCACCCAGCTAATACCCTCTCCTTTGGTCTTACTTTGTGAGAGATGCAGCAGTGGTTGCAATGCTTCAAACTTTAGTACCCAGCCAAGACTTCCTGTATGTGCTGGGAGTGGGATGGAATAAAACAAAGTCAGTCTTCAGGGTACTGCAGGTCTGGGGCTGGAAAAAAGCCTTGGCATCAGAAGGATTTGCACTAGGGCTTTCTGGCACCATCCATCCAGTTACCAGTTTAGTAACTGTGTTAAGTTCTGGAAGTGCTAAAATTCACCTTGAAGAAATACCATCCATTTGTTGTTCTGCTCTAGGATCCAAATAAAGACACGGAGTGGAATGACATTCTGCGCAAGAAAGGGATCCTTCCTCCGAAGGAAAACTTGGAGGAACAGGAACGGGCAAAAGAAGAGGAGCAGTTTGCCATCCTTCAGAAATCTCTGGGTGAGTGACCAGCCaacccaggcagcagcagaacaagcCTTGGAGTGGCTCCTGGGGGAAGCTTTCTCAAAGAAATGAACAGCAGCAATGTTTATATACCACACAACCGAAGTGATTTCAACTTCTTGGGGGGGGGAAGTCTTGAGCCCTAAGTTATTCTTGAAGAAAAAACCTTATGATTaagtgattttatttatattcttatGTTGTTAGGAATAAGCATACTTCAGCCAAGGTGTAATTAGTAGGATGGTATGATAGTTAAATGCTGAATGGGACCATTTTGACTACTACAGTTGTAAACAGGCCTGACCTTACAGAAAATTTCCATGTGGAAACATTATGAGGACATAGGGCACCATTCAGGAATGCTCTGCATTATTTGACTTTagtctttaaattatttattttagtcttTAAACAGGCACAGGTATTTGTGCTTAATAAATGTTTGCAACACTTATTGACTGTTTATTATGTGATGCTGTTGGGGAGCTCTGAGTAGGAGTTAGATATTGATAAATAGATTTGAATATTGATCTTGAAAGTTAGATGTTGAGAGTTGGAGATGAGGGTCCTCATTCTCCTTTTTAAACACAGACCTCTAAACCAAAACATTTCCAAGGACTTCATTACTTTAGATaaatttaattcttcttttttaaagctttgtgCCCCACGGGACTGCATTGTGTCATTTTCCATGTCTGTAGGGATACCAAAGCTTCATTTGTGCAGGCTGATTAGCTGTTAATGGTATCAAACAGATACATTCCTGACCACATGGATTCTTCTAGCACAGGAAAACTTTGTTCTTCGTGTTAGCTCTGTATTTGTATGGAAGTAAATGTTTGAAAACTGAAACAGGAGCAGTGCAAAGGGAATTTGCCAGGTATATGTGcatgtctgtgctgcagctgctaaGCTTGAAAGCTTGTGCCAGTAGTTGGGTGCTAGTCTAGGCAGCCTTCAGCTCAGAGGCCTTTTCCATCATATTCTTTCCATCTGTATGTCTAAAGCACATAGCACTTCCTAACAATCCAGTAGGAATAATAAtgacaggctgagaaagctaGGGCTGCttagcctggagaggagaaggcttgGGGGAGAACTGTAGAACCCACCTTTCAGTGGCAAAGGGGCTGAAAGAAGAGCTGGGGGGGGGACTTTTTAGAATCATTGAGTAGAACCATaaaaatatcctgagttggaagggacccacaaagatcacTGAAGTCCCAACTCCTAATGGCAATTCCAACTTTATGAGACCATATAGTGGTAGAtaggggaatggctttaaggTGAAGGACAGTAGGCTTAGATTAGGAGAAACTCTGCTGTGAGGGTTATGAAGCACTGCTgcaacaggttgcccagagaagttgtggatgtcccatcattggaagtgttcaaggccaggttttATGAGCCTTTGAGCAACCTAGTttagtggaaggtatccctgcccttggcaggaagggttggaactggatggtttttaaggtccctttcaacccaagccattctattATTCTaagataataatttaaaatatccaCTGCATACTTTCTATTGTTCTGTTTTTAGAATGAATTCTGTTGGATTGATGAGAATTAATGAGTGTTAATCCTGGAATGAGGTTTTTGCtgatttaatatttcttctaTTCTAGTGAAAACTTATGAGGACATGACTCTGGAAGAGCTAGAAGAGAATGAAGATGAATTTAATGAGGAAGATGAGAGAGCTATTGAAATGTACAGGTCAGAGCAGCTTGCACAATTTGGCTTTAATGATAATTGGAGGGTCATTCTTTTATATGCTTTTAGATATTGTTGAAGAGAAAGGATGTTTTTAGGATGATGGAAGAAGGGAGTTGTGTTTCTGGTCTCTTGTGGAGCTTCTAAGCATCTTTAAAAGGATCACAGCGTTTGAGTTCAGTATCTTTTATCTACAGCCTAGCTTTGCAGAGATAATGTGCACCTGCTGAGTGTATGGCCAGAGATCCTGAGAGCTTTGAAAATCACCTCCAGTATTTCCTAATTTTTGTGTCAGTGAGATTAAGGTGCTTCAGATTTGCATAATTAGTGTTGGTTTCCCTCTATCTCTTAATGTCTCTCATGGCTTTTGCCATTTAGTTTGGTAGTGTATTATCAGGAGAAGAAATGTCTAGTGAAGCcagaaatgagcaaaaaaaaaagcatttcatgaAACACAGATTTACTTCTTGCATGTGGCTTTAGCCTATGATGCAAATACAAGAGAATGTACAGTGTCATTTTGATTTTATTGCTCTGGGCTTAGAAGAAGTTTGTAATTTGTCTCTGAAGTCTAGTCCTCAACCAGCTTCTTCCAAGTTATGTTCTGTCCAAAAAAATGCATCTATTCACAAGATCTTTTTCGTTCCTGGCTATTCAGGCAGCAAAGGTTAGCAGAAATGAAGGCAGCTCAAATGAAGAATAAATTCGGGGAAGTTTTGGAGATTTCGGGAAAAGATTATGTTCAAGAGGTtacaaaagctggaaaaggtATTTGGGTAATCTTACACCTCTACAAACAAGGgtaagattttttaatttttttttttatagctaTTAAACCTTGCACTGTCAATAGCTTAAAATGCTCCAAGGTAAATGTGTAGTTGTTGTGGAACTAAGGACTGATTTTGGAGttctaagaaataaaaacaaattagtAATTTTAATACTGTTGAGACAAGACTGCTGAACTTCATTCTAGAATGATGGTACCATGAGGTGGCTTTTCTGTACATCTCTACTACACAGCAAGATGTGTACCATACAGCTTCCATAGAGGTAGCTGCTGCCACTGAAATATCCAAGCTTTGGAAATTATTCTGGATCAAATGCAAAGGGCTGTGAATCAGAAGGATCAATGTGTATTTAGCTTGGTTTCTACAAATGGAGTGAGCAAGGTTTGCAGTCCTGTCACCATGACAGAAAAGCTTGTCAAAAAGGTCTGTTAATgttgttagattttttttttgaaaggttATGAATACTTGCTGTTATTCTTTGTCTCTAATTGCCTCATAGGTGTTGATCATCATTTGCATACCTTCTTCCAGGAGcaactttgcttttattttgcccTTGCTCATGCACCTTCTAAGTATCTTAAATTCATTAACCAGTTTCCCTAAATACAAAGGGGGTAGAGGGGAAGGTTGCATTACTAATATattaagagaaaaaacccaccacgCACCAAAATCTCCAGTGGTGCTGATCTCCTTGGAATGCTGGAATACAGAAGTTGCTTCTGGTACTTTTGTCTTTGCAGAAAGTCATCAATCTGATCTGGAGCTGTTTACTTTTTAAGTTGtctcttgttttctccttttgtgtGTCTGTTGCTGTTCTTCGCAGAATTCCACTCTGTGCCTTAATAAATCAACATATGAGTGGGCTTGCAAAGAAGTTCAGAGATGTGAAATTCATCAAAGCTATCTCTACCACCTGCATCCCCAACTACCCTGATAAGAACCTGCCCACGATATTTGTCTACCTGGAGGGAGACATCAAAGCTCAGTTCATTGGGCCTTTGGTGTTTGGTGGCATGAACCTGACAAGGGATGGTGAGTTTCTGCATCTCTGCtcttccaaaggaaaagcaaaactacATTGCTGGGAATGAGAGAAATGAGGCTTAGGAAGAGAAGGGAGGCACTGAAAATGatactagattttttttttcacctttatgGCTCAACCACATGGCtgtcttgtaaaaaaaaaaaaaagcagtgataGACCAACATGTAGGTATTTGTCTTGTGTGTGCAAGTATTTATGCCCTGTGTTGGGTGAAACAAATTTTGCTGGATATATTAAAAGCTAAATGGTACCCATGCGTGTTTTTAGGGTGTCTTGGACGAGAACGGCTGCCCTTGCCTGCATTAACATGATCATCTGTGCACTTCCCTACTGGATTGTAGGGCTCcttgtttcattttcaagaTGGCATATGTTTGTCTGCTGTCCCTGACTGAGTCAGCTTACTTTAGTCATCACAGAAAGCTGTGTAATGAAATTTCTGCACTTTTCTATTATGTCTTTCTTGTCCCCTAAGCACAGGTGCCTTCCAACTAAAGTTTAAAGAAAGTGTGAGGTTGTGTTCATTATTCTGCAATATCTGAAAGAAATTAGATTTGATGATAGGATTGTCAGCAGCAGTAGGAGAGCAGTTTCAACTGAATGTGTTGTATTGACTTTCTACCACTTCTGGGAAGCAATCCAGTCCAATTTCGACCTACTGCTGGTGGTGAAGTCTCTCTTTACTGTCTCAAAGGAACTAGTATTTAGTGTGTGATGTAGAGGCAAAGGGGTGAATTCTATTTACAAGGTATATCTGTGGAAAATACCCATAATTCAGACATGTAATGAAAtttccacaatttttttcactttatcaAATTTATTCCCTGGTTCTTCTGATTGTGATGAGCTCATTATATGATGGGGGCAGCTGTAGTGTATGGGCAGTATTCCTTCACTGGCAATAGATGTGCTAACTTGTCGTCTGCCCTTATGTGGTTAGAAGGAGGTAGAATTCAGTTTCACTGCGAGAGTTGCCTCTAAAGCTGGTGCTCTCTATCCATCACCTCTTTTGCACTCCTGGTTACAAGGTGAGCGTGGTGGCACTGGAGGTGTCACTGGTGGGTACAGAGCAGTACCCTGACCTTTTGTGCCCTGTGCTGAGACCTGTGCCAGCACTAGAGGGGATTGGCTGGAGCTGGTGTGGTAAACGGGGCAGGAGCTTGGATCTGGGTTTGGAGGATGAAGAGGAGGGCTCTGGTGTAGTGGTGGTGGTAGGATGATGAGGGAAGTCACCTGGGGAGCCAAGGGTGGGCTTTCTCCAGTTTGCTCCCCTACATTCATGACTCTTGTTTTGCACTGCACAGAATTGGAGTGGAAGATTTCTGAGTCAGGTGCCATCAAGACAGACCTCGAAGAGAACCCCAGGAAGCAGATCCAGGACCAGCTCATGTCCTCAATCAGGGCATGTGTCCCAGCCAGAGGGGAGAGTGACTCAGAGGATGACTAATTCCTGTGTCTCCATCTGGATTGATGACGTGCACTGGCAGCCAGTGTTCCCACCTCAAGCACTGGAGGTGCTCCTCAAGGCCTTGATGAGCCCCAGAAGGGTAGCCTTTCAAGACATTCATTCTAGAAACCTCTAGAAACTAAAaccatttctgttttttaaaaattgtagcTTCACTTAAGATGCTGAAAGACATTTTGTATAGTGAAGCCTGAGTAAATCTTACtcaaaggttttaaaatatagatGTGAGTAGAAACAGGTCTCTTGTTATTATTTTCATAGTAAATTACtacttcttaaaaaatattgaaatatgaAGTGGTTTTAAGTGCATTGTTTTTACCAAGCTAAAGTTGGACAAATCAAATCTAAATAGTTGTCTTAAATAATTGCTTATGGCACTTGGATGGACCATCTCTTAGCCCACTGTGCTCAGACCTCTGACAGCCTGGACTTCACAGAGAGCTGGGGGGTGGAACCCACCATGCAGGTGTTTCTGAAGGTGATGTGTGGTCCTCTGCAGAGATGTGCTGGCACCAGAGAGACAACATGAGCTGGGATTCCAGGCATCTTGAGAGAGGTCTTGAGGATggccagcctctcctgggaccTGCTGTGTCCCAAACTCCACTTCTGAGTTAGCAGCACTATTTTGCTTTTCGCAGGGGCAGAACTTCCTGCACCATCTTGCCTGTTAATTGCAGAATAAAATGCAAGATGGTGGTGCTCAAGTGTGAAACTACTGATTTTTTCAACCATATCAGGTGTTCCTACAGTAGTGCCATTCCCAAATGGGAGGGAGGATGATATTTGAGGAACTGACATCTTGCTATGTTAAAGACTTCCATTTTCCAGGTACAGTAATAATAACTGAAGCCTTAGAAGAGCATAAACTTAAATACCACCTTGATTATAGATCTGCTGACATACGGAGCTGTTTGATTATTTTGGGTTGGATTTAATGTCCATGTACACTTTCAGTTGGTCTACACTCAGGCCAACAGTCTCCAAGAGCTTTTGCTAATGAGGCTGCCCCAATGACATTTTGTTAAATTGCTGATGGATTCTGTGGATGGATGGTACAGAATGCTATACTCAATAGGCAGTGATACTTATTAGTTTGTAGTGACTTTTAGAGCATGATTCTGGCACTCTGAGACAAATCAGTGTGAAATCCAAACAGCAACTAACTGTTCTTTCAGATGAGGTTGTAAGATCCTGTTGGAGAGCTTCCTCTTTGAGACGTGGTGATTTGAGTTTCACTTGtctcctttattttgttttaggTGTTTTTTGGCAGAGTAGTGAAAATATTAATCTTGTGCAAGTGAGCCAAATGCAGCACAATAGAAGCTGATAGATCCTGAATATTATTACACAGCAGCACTCTTCTCATGACACAGGACTGTCCCAAATGCAGACTTGATGCTTCACTGTGCTCACCTACAACTTAGTACAGTGTAGGAAAAGGATGACTCTTCTCTGTGGAACCCTACGCTGCGTATTTTGCTTACCTTTTGCTTGTTCACTCTGAATTGTGCTTTTGAGTGACCCCTGATCACATGGACTGCATTCCTTTTGGAGGAAACTAGAGAAGCTAGGGGTGAATAAAAAGGAGAGGTGGGACTTCAGACTGTTTCCTTCACAGTCTCCCAGCGGGGTCTTAAAACCCTTAGCTGCCTTCTCCTTTTGTGTGTGGTCTGAGGGGTTTGTGAGCTCTTGGACCACTGAGAGGACTGAGGTCCTGAAGAGGACCAGAGCTGTGTATGGGTTGTCCCAGGCTGCTTAGCTGTAGGGAGCCAGATatcctgtgccagggaatgAGAAGTGTGGCGCTTACCAGGTAGCAGTTTTGTCTTTCCTCAAAAAGAAGTGGATCTGGTCTGCCTGGGAGGTTTATGCAGGGGACTGccttggggagggggagagtgcctgctctctgctgtcagGGCTACAGTAGGGGCTGCCTTGCAGTTTCATAGGCAGCTGTATTTTGGAGCAGCAATTCAGGAGAAATGGAGACATTTTGACCTGATCTTTTATCCTCAACTGCTTAATCTGCTGAAATGTTAGGGCATGCCACTGGAGGATGCCATGCTGAAAGGGGCAGATGTGAGAATCATCCCAAACCAGAAGGGGCTGAATATCCTGCCCAGCTGATGAGACTCACATGGAGCATCATTTCAAATGGTATCTATGCTTCTCACTCTTTGGCTAGGTGTGAAAACAGCTTTCTgtaacattattatttttcctgccAATCATATTGCCGTGCTCAAGGCCTTTTGTAGAAATTAGGTCTCTGCAGGAAGCAGATAATGAGGTCTGTTTAACCTtttggcagagcaggagctgtggaaacACAGTTAAGGGAATGAGCTTTAGCTTTAAAGGAAACTGGCTGCTAAATAGCAAAGCAAAACAGCCAATTAATACACATTGCAGAAAAGGGCAatataatgggaaaaaaataactggaGAGGGTAAGCTCTCATTTGCCAAGGCTTGGGGCACTGTTGCTAAATGCACTATCAATATTTTTGCAGCCTGCCAACAGTTAGTGTCAGATCAATGCTCACTTTTCATTGGTGTGAGAAGGGTCTTTCTGTCAGCTATCATGGGAGAAATCAGAGGCAGTGATCCTGTAAACAGTGCTGAGGCTTGTGTGGGTGACTGCCCTGCATACTGCAGTGAGAGCATCCCTGACTCAtcccacactgcagctgtgccagtgggTGTGGGAGAGGGGGAAGTAACCTGGGGCCATAGATGGGGGCAGATGATTTGCCATTAGTGGACAGTCACTCTGGAGTTTTTTTGTGTGAAGTGTAAGTGCACCactagtaataaaaataattctctttatGGTGCAAGTCTGAAGTCTGCTGCTTAGCCAGATCATGTAATCAGTTGCATTAGGGTCAGGCAGGCTGCTCTGATCAGTCCCCCCCCAGATTTTTTATTCACAATATGGACTCACCAAACCTGCAGAGCAGTGTTTTACATCAATTTCACTTGCATAGGGAGAGCCAGATGTTGTGCAAGCAGGGCAAAGGCATGGTTAAGCTGCTAGTTCTCCAGATACTGAATCCAACCAGGTCCCACAGTCAGGGACCTGTACACAGTCAGAAGCATCTGCAGGACTGTGGCTGCAGAAGGTGAAATGAACGAGAGTCCTTTGAATGGCTATGCTGTCTTGTACCTATTTTGTGCAGGTCCTACtttcccagggctcagctcagcctctcctgcctcctccctgtGGCTGTCCTATCACCTGCTTTCCCAAATATGCTCAGGTGGATATTTGGTTGGCCTTGTTGCTGGGAGCAATTTAACTTAGGTGAGATGGCTCACTACAAGAAAGCTGAGTGTGTGCATCCAGCTCTGTTGGATCAGTGCACAGGATGGGCACACAATGCTAAGCCACAACTTAGCCTGACAAGTGAACACTAGTATTTGTCTTGGTAGAGTTCATGAAGAAAGTCATTCTGATCTACACTGACTCTCATGAAAGTTAAGATGTACTTTTTATTACTGTCTTAAAAACTCAAGTTCAGAATAATTTATCTTTATGAGAATAATTTATCTTTATGCTCTGGAAATCTGGGGAAATTAATCTACTTCACAGGCAATGAGAAATTAAACTTCTAACAGAAATGTCAGTAACTTGGAGTAGCTCTTCTTTTGTGAAGGGGTAAAATCCCTCACCTTTATATGAACATTTTGCTGCATATTTGTTGGGATTGGATCATGTCTGAAACTTTACTCTCACTGAGATCAAAGGAGAATGCTTCCCTCTCATTGCTAAACTAACATATTCCCTGTCAATTGTTTGGAAGGCAGTTGAactcatttctcatttcttattCCAGCCCATTATAAATCACTCCTCATTTCAATCTCATTTAGTTAATTCAGTCATCAAAGGGTTGTAGGAGGCATAAAGTATTTTATTGATGTATTTAGCTCttcacagaattaaaaagaagtGTTGAACTTCTTAGGTCTCTTTACTTGCAGATGGCTCTTGTGATGCAGGGAAAACTTCATTCCCTCCTGTAGAAGGCAGAaccattaaaaatgaaaacgAAGCAGCAAGAGATTCTCTCCAGGCTTCTGTTGGGAGACTGATGAACAATA
Proteins encoded:
- the PDCL3 gene encoding phosducin-like protein 3; translation: MQDPNKDTEWNDILRKKGILPPKENLEEQERAKEEEQFAILQKSLVKTYEDMTLEELEENEDEFNEEDERAIEMYRQQRLAEMKAAQMKNKFGEVLEISGKDYVQEVTKAGKGIWVILHLYKQGIPLCALINQHMSGLAKKFRDVKFIKAISTTCIPNYPDKNLPTIFVYLEGDIKAQFIGPLVFGGMNLTRDELEWKISESGAIKTDLEENPRKQIQDQLMSSIRACVPARGESDSEDD